One genomic segment of Hymenobacter psoromatis includes these proteins:
- a CDS encoding NAD-dependent succinate-semialdehyde dehydrogenase, producing MAFESVNPYSGRRLHRFVAFSWVKAERILGQARRAASGWAATPLPDRAAVLRRAAALLRERQDELARLLALEMGKPLRDGRAEAQKCAACCEYYADHGAAFLADEAVPTDAGRSYVRHAPLGVVLAVMPWNFPFWQAVRFAAPALIAGNVALLKPAPNVPQCALALERIWHDAGLPPAAFRTLFIEVDLVEKLIADHRVAAVTLTGSEAAGAAVAAAAGRALKKTVLELGGSDPFIVLADADLTLAARTAAQARMLNSGQSCIAAKRFIVERPVQAEFVRLLKGHLQALRYGDPLAETTDYGPLARPDLADKLSAQVADSVARGARVALAGGQPQPGATRFDPTILTNVRRGQRAYAEELFGPVALVLTARDAAHAVLLANDSDFGLGAAVWTRDAARGEAIGRQLECGAVFVNGLVKSMSELPFGGVKRSGYGRELGRAGILEFVNQQAVWVAPAARPGLARAE from the coding sequence ATGGCTTTTGAATCTGTCAATCCGTACAGCGGCCGGCGGCTGCACCGCTTCGTGGCTTTTTCGTGGGTGAAGGCCGAGCGCATCCTGGGCCAGGCGCGGCGCGCCGCCTCCGGCTGGGCTGCTACCCCCCTCCCCGACCGGGCGGCCGTGCTGCGCCGGGCCGCCGCCCTGCTGCGCGAGCGCCAAGACGAGCTGGCCCGCCTCCTGGCCCTGGAAATGGGCAAGCCCCTGCGCGACGGCCGCGCCGAAGCCCAGAAGTGCGCCGCCTGCTGCGAGTACTACGCCGACCACGGCGCGGCCTTCCTGGCCGATGAGGCCGTGCCGACCGATGCCGGCCGCAGCTACGTGCGCCACGCGCCGCTGGGCGTGGTGCTGGCCGTGATGCCTTGGAACTTCCCCTTCTGGCAGGCCGTGCGCTTCGCCGCCCCGGCGCTTATAGCCGGCAACGTGGCCCTGCTCAAGCCCGCCCCCAACGTACCGCAGTGCGCCCTGGCCCTGGAGCGCATCTGGCACGATGCCGGCCTACCCCCCGCCGCGTTCCGAACCTTATTTATCGAAGTTGACCTGGTGGAAAAGCTTATTGCCGACCACCGGGTGGCGGCCGTCACGCTCACCGGCTCGGAGGCGGCGGGCGCGGCGGTGGCCGCCGCCGCCGGCCGGGCCCTTAAGAAAACCGTGCTGGAATTGGGCGGCTCCGACCCGTTTATCGTGCTGGCTGATGCCGACCTGACGCTGGCCGCCCGCACCGCCGCCCAGGCCCGGATGCTAAACAGCGGCCAAAGCTGCATCGCCGCCAAGCGCTTCATTGTGGAGAGGCCGGTGCAGGCCGAGTTCGTGCGCCTCCTCAAAGGCCACCTGCAGGCCCTGCGCTACGGCGACCCGCTGGCCGAAACCACCGACTACGGCCCCCTGGCCCGCCCCGACCTGGCCGATAAGCTCAGCGCTCAGGTGGCAGATTCGGTGGCCCGTGGGGCGCGGGTGGCGCTGGCCGGCGGCCAACCCCAGCCGGGAGCCACGCGCTTCGACCCCACCATCCTGACCAACGTGCGCCGGGGCCAGCGCGCCTACGCCGAGGAGCTGTTCGGGCCGGTGGCGCTGGTGCTCACCGCCCGCGACGCGGCCCACGCCGTGCTGCTGGCCAACGACTCGGACTTCGGCCTGGGCGCGGCCGTGTGGACCCGCGACGCGGCGCGGGGTGAGGCCATCGGCCGCCAGCTCGAATGCGGGGCCGTGTTCGTGAATGGCCTGGTGAAGTCCATGTCCGAGCTGCCTTTTGGCGGGGTGAAGCGCTCGGGCTACGGCCGCGAGCTGGGCCGGGCGGGAATATTGGAGTTTGTGAACCAGCAGGCGGTGTGGGTGGCCCCAGCGGCCCGGCCCGGCTTGGCCCGCGCGGAGTAG
- a CDS encoding DUF6377 domain-containing protein, whose product MKLCSTFILLVLLALPLCGVAGRADKLLDELNQALAHKEQYFKQRLDRIALLTSEFNSHRPADETKFRLGLRIYQEYRSFKYDSAFAYAQRVRQLADQLHSPQKQEIAKLNLAFIDLSSGMFKETFETLASIRPARLDTADKVDFYFTKARSFSDLADYNAGNYYRPGYIAQAIACTDTALRYCRPASYEYWSIQGFRALKRNDVRASRAIYARLLRLPTLTPHQLAITASTAAWVAELSGEPERSFELLTQAAIADVKTATTETVALFKLSDLCYRRGDLKNAYTFINQAQADATYYDSRLRQVQMGSIFSLIEGQRINLIEQQRRRLTIYAVATTALVLFVIGFAVVIFRQLRRLQAADALISTINQELQHNNQHLSQLNQELSSLNQRLNEANHIKDEYIGYYFSVSSEYIDKIERFKNLMDKTLATKQYASTQRIVDSLNIKKERNELFKGFDSVFLKLFPNFVAAFNDLLRPEERLELPEDQLLNTELRIFALIRLGIDDSERISKILGYTISTIYTYKTRVKKKSCYPSEEFEGRVRAIQAA is encoded by the coding sequence GTGAAGCTCTGCTCGACGTTTATCCTGCTCGTGTTGCTGGCCCTGCCTCTGTGCGGGGTAGCCGGCCGGGCCGATAAGCTGCTGGACGAGCTAAACCAGGCGCTGGCTCACAAAGAACAGTATTTTAAGCAGCGGCTGGACCGTATTGCCTTGCTAACGAGCGAGTTCAATAGCCACCGGCCCGCCGACGAAACTAAGTTCCGCCTCGGGCTACGCATCTACCAGGAGTACCGCTCCTTTAAGTACGACTCGGCCTTTGCCTACGCGCAGCGCGTGCGGCAACTGGCCGACCAGCTCCACAGCCCGCAAAAGCAGGAAATTGCCAAGCTGAACCTGGCCTTTATCGATTTGTCGTCGGGCATGTTCAAGGAAACCTTTGAGACGCTGGCCAGCATTCGCCCGGCCCGGCTCGACACCGCTGATAAGGTAGATTTTTATTTTACCAAAGCTCGCAGCTTCAGCGACTTAGCCGACTATAATGCCGGCAACTACTACCGGCCCGGCTACATCGCCCAGGCCATTGCCTGCACCGACACGGCGCTGCGCTACTGCCGGCCGGCTTCCTACGAGTACTGGTCCATCCAGGGCTTCCGGGCGCTGAAGCGCAACGACGTGCGCGCCAGCCGGGCCATCTACGCCCGGCTGCTGCGCCTACCCACCCTCACACCGCACCAGCTAGCCATCACGGCCAGTACGGCGGCCTGGGTCGCGGAGCTATCGGGCGAGCCGGAGCGTAGCTTCGAGCTGCTGACCCAGGCCGCCATCGCGGACGTGAAAACCGCTACTACCGAGACCGTGGCGCTGTTCAAACTCTCGGACTTGTGCTACCGCCGGGGCGATTTGAAGAACGCCTACACCTTCATCAACCAGGCCCAGGCCGACGCGACGTACTACGACTCCCGCCTGCGGCAGGTGCAAATGGGCAGCATCTTCTCGCTCATTGAAGGCCAGCGCATTAACCTGATTGAGCAGCAGCGCCGCCGGCTGACTATTTACGCCGTGGCGACGACGGCGCTCGTGCTGTTCGTCATCGGGTTCGCGGTGGTTATCTTTCGACAGCTCAGAAGGTTGCAGGCTGCTGACGCGCTCATCTCGACCATCAACCAGGAGCTGCAACACAATAACCAGCACTTAAGCCAGCTTAATCAGGAGCTGAGCAGCCTCAACCAGCGGCTCAACGAGGCCAACCACATCAAGGACGAGTACATCGGGTATTATTTCAGCGTCAGTTCCGAGTACATTGATAAGATTGAGCGTTTTAAGAACTTGATGGACAAGACGCTGGCTACCAAACAATACGCCAGTACGCAACGCATAGTCGACAGCCTCAACATCAAGAAGGAGCGCAACGAGCTGTTCAAGGGCTTCGACTCCGTGTTTCTGAAGCTGTTTCCCAACTTCGTAGCCGCCTTCAATGACCTGCTGCGGCCGGAAGAGCGCCTTGAGCTGCCCGAAGACCAGCTGCTGAATACGGAGCTGCGCATTTTCGCCCTCATCCGGCTGGGCATTGATGACAGCGAACGTATCAGCAAGATTCTGGGCTACACCATCAGCACGATTTACACCTACAAGACGCGGGTGAAAAAGAAATCATGCTACCCCAGCGAGGAGTTTGAGGGCCGCGTGCGGGCCATTCAGGCAGCGTAG